The nucleotide window ATCATACCCGATTATGATTATGTTGGTTTGGTtggatacataaaaaattatatagactcgatcaaacttgcaaaattttaattggattggtaataaatttaaataatttgactTAATCTGACCTGAATactcctaaaaaaataatagttaaaactaaattgataaaataaaagtaacaaaataaaatgaattcatACTTGAAGAGActaaagccttttttttttttttacaactaaagtcatattttaaacaaataggttttttttgtatttttttatctttaatattaaAGAAGTGTGGTTTGTCAGTTTTGGAAACTCTGCAACGTGGGACTAAACCCAAAGAAATTACTACTATTATAGATGGAATGACTGGTAAAACCAACAGGGTCAGTTGGAGTCTCCAGAGTCCGGATATCAACTGTATGATGGGGTGTTTGTTAGAGAACTTGCAAAACATTCATTGATGCTAAATCCTGTAGGAATTTCCTGAAGAGGAAAATTTGGTTGGATGGATGTTGCCGTGTGTTGGTGGTCCTAGTCCCAGTTTAGATAATGGACAATGGCCTAAAGCAATCTTATTCCTTAGAGCGTATTTCTAAtgagattttttgaaaaatttattaagtgAAAAAACTCTTAAGTAAAATGTcttgaaaagaaaatgtttCTAATTGATCACTATACATTACTGACATCAGGAAATAGAATAAGCCTCCACGCAATATTTATttggttgtcatcataaaaatgGAACATTACTGGCTGGCAGGAATTGCAATTAACGCATGACCActgataattatttattaaatgtacAACGACAAAATCTCAGTAAAAGGTTAACAACGGCCACGATGACCGTAGAGCTGATATATAGTGGAAACCCTTCTATAGTTCTATGCCTAGCAAATTGTAGATTTGTTATGCTACAAAggtcagaaaaataaaaaccaatgaGTCACAATGTCTAACTCTAAATACACTTCCTCTTTTGGTTACGGCTGGTTACTCTTCTATTAAACTGGAAGCGAATTACTGATGAAAttgtagaagaaaaaatgaaaatattaccaacacaattttttaatacttatgtaCTCTTTAATATTGAGCTACAGGTTCCAAACTtgcttaatattaaaaaaataaggattttCAAAGCAAGTGCCAGacgaaatttaatttaagaataaGATTGGAAGAGTGataaaatggaaaatatttatCGTGTTTTTACAAGTTTTTTGGTCAAAACTCATGAGCGCCGTTTAATGGTTACCATCTTTACCTGTAGTTTGATTAACCAAATTTTTAGCTACCATAAGAAGTAACAGAGGAGCATAGCTATTCCTATCCATAATCAAGATCAATAGGtaataagtatttaatatttatcaccAAATGAACAGAGAAGCATAGCTATTCCTATCCATAATCTTCAGAAAACTAGCGAAAGATTGCACTTGCCCTTAAATGTTAGGCTTTCACACAACAATTGAAGTAGCTGAGGAAGCTCTTCCTTGCCTGtcagggaaaataaataaataatgatgtaAAAGATGTGCACCATACGTATATACGACATAAttgagcattttttttttgaaaagcatAATTGAGCAATATTGATCAGAAACCACAAAGACATTgggttgttttcttttcttttctttttttgatacATTTTATTTGGGCTGTTTTCTATTAGGCTTCTCATAACCACATAAAGGGACATTATCTCTAACAAAATACGAGCAAGCTATATAATGTGTGGCCCTCTTACTATTGAATTGAATAGAATTCAATTGCTCCAAACATCCATCGCATGTGCAACAACTAGAATTGCGTGTTGCCATGGTATCTAGATGATACACAACAATAATTTGGGTCCCACCATAATATTCTCTGTATTGTATGATTTAGTGTATCCTCTTCTTTCTTTGGTGGAAAatgtttgtatatttttttcactacaTTATTCTTCACTACTTTCTCTCCATATTGTGTTCATTAATATATGGTACAGCTGCTGGAAAAGTAGAAAACCACGGATCTATGTCCCTTGTTCAACATAATCCTATATTATTTTGATctacttcattttcttttccagAGTCTCAAAGCATTTCAGTGACGGGGTAGATGGAAGATTGTGTATGTCATTAGTTTATTCAGtaataatgtttaatttatcATGATGAAGATTTGTATGGCTAGGTTCATCCCGAGTCCCAATACTAGAAATGAAAGGagaatatatatgaaattaaacttgaagaggaaaaaaaatgatataaacgATATTTCTTGAAGAGTAACGGAATTTTTTTGGCGAGAAACCCTCTATGTCAACTCGAGTTTTTAAATCCAAATATGAACTAATCGGTGCCTTTTTCTATGTGGAGACAGACAGGTTActagtttgaaaatgtttgctAAATGCTCAACAGCTCAAGGTCAaggagaggagagagaaagagaaaaagtcaGAAAGGGAGAGCAAATACCTCTCATCCCGTAGTTTCATACATTAGCTGTACCTACTTACTAGAAAAATGGAATTCATAGGACAACTTTATAATGCACATTTTACAAGTGTGTGTGAGAGAAGTGTAGAATAAGATAACCAAATGTGataaaagtgaagaaaaaaacaactaaaatagtGATATGGGAAAAGTGAGTAAGAATAATATTGCTCAAAGGTATATATGTTCATCAACACACTCTTCAATTATATTGAGTTATATTatttgtaaaacattttttatatataacattcaTTTATAAATTGGTTAATGTAATTTATACATGTTAATCATATGAAAAGGAGTAGAGGGAAATTAAGAAagatattggaaaaaaaaatattaaaagagatttcataataaataaaatctctCAGAATTTGATTTTTGACCAAGCTTTATTATTATAACATCATTGATTCATAGAACCAATTTCACTTAACAGGATAAGGctattattgttatatttttataagaatattttttcattaatttatctGTCATATTAATTGTCTTATGTGAgacttctctctcttctttcttgacttttttcttttttatagagATCACATATTTTCTTGACTTTCTTTGAggtattaaaaattatacaatttgtttatacaaatataatttaattgcaaaaaacatattttcatattaGTATCATTCTTTAAAAGCTAAGACACATCATTTTGGTATTGTGACGTGTGACGACTATACGcgattttttcttctctaacaTAGCTAGGACATAACATGAACATAAATGTGGTTAAGAGGAAAACTTCAGTAAATAGCTAGGTCTTCAGGCGAAAATCAATTACtccaatataaaataaaaatggacaCAAACACATTCACGGTCACACAAAGATTGAGTTTATTTTAAACTTCTTAGTAATTTTTAACGAAAATACGATAAGAATGTTTTTGTCTCATaccatcttttgattttatacCACATGCATCCCCCATCCACCCCATCTTCcacttcaattatatatattctgGGATCTTTTtagtttattctttttataatatcataCTGATGAAGATTTGCTGGCTACATATAAACTGTAACTACAATATTTGTGTGGATCAACAGTAATAGTGTTGAAGAGCTTCCCAAAAATAAAGAACAGCGAAGCTTGTGAAGACAAGAATCTTACAGTTGGAGAGTTGGTTTGATGGTAGTGCGGTTGAGGGTGCTCACTGCTGTGGCCAGTGTTGACGCTGCTGGAGGTTGTCGAATCCATGAACTCTTCTTCATTGCCAAGGCTAGCCCTGGATATATTTGTCTTGTTCTGCTTCCTAGTTTCCCGGATCTTTGAGAAATCAAGTGAGTAGTCCGGCACTTGGCCCTTCTGATCCCAGTCCCCAAATTGTGGCACCGATAACCATGGACCATTTTTCTATATATGATTACAACTTAGTCAGCTAATCACAGTAACAAAGGGTTCATAATTTgtaatgaacttttttttaatatgtaagaatctaaaataatatcaaaaatttatattaactcATGTATTCGACTCAAGTAACTAAACTTGATTCTCTTTCATTTGTAATGAACTTAATGTTAGTTAAAATGTAGCATACAAAACAAAATGTAATTGAAAGATTTAGAATAAGATGGAATATTATTGGTATTATTACTTATTATGAGTTGCTACTAAGTATATGTTTGGATACTTTTCAAAATTATGATGagttgaatcaatcttgattttaatcaaatttaatatttttgaattatttttaaaatcatgatagaattaattataatgtataaaaattatgataaaattgaaataattagaagtaatttctatttctatcaaaatcaattctacactaatcaattttgtaaaatcaattttatttaaaatcaatttttttcccGCAAACACACACTTAGACAGCATAGGAAAATTTACCCAACTATAAAGCAAAACATGGGAAAAGAACGAATCGTAGGGATGAATTTGACTATTTCTTTGCTTTAGAAATTAAGGAGTTTATGATTACTTGTACGACTGTAACACTGTCATCAACGTTTCAAAGCAAATCAAGGTTCCTTCGAGGTTAAAAACAATTGTAGAGAATCTTCATCcttttaaaaagtttacataaaacaatagaaagagaaaatgtaatagtaaaacaaaatgattaatttagccAAGCTGGAAGGGGAAGCGCATGAATCATGGTACCCGTGTCTCCGTTTAAACCGATTAAAGAAAATACGAAAGAATCAAAtcgaagaagaaaaatacaacAATTTCTGCAGATGCATGTTGAATAACAGCTATTATTACTTAAATGACCAAAAGTAAATGTTAAATCAGACGAGAAACAAACTACGGATTTAATTTGAAGGCGGATAAAACATGCAATTCTTTAGATAATTTTTGTAGTCTTCTCagattaattaatattagaatTTCACCTTTAACAAAGAGAATAGAACCAAAAGCAGGTAAATAATTGCATGTAAGTAAGATTTTCGACCTTTAAACTACGTTAACCAGTAATTAATCTGGTTAAATCCTATCTCCAAGCTACTACCAAGTTTTCACAGAACCTATTaacaatacaaatatatataatatatcgtTTTCAAAATTAAAGGAGAAGAAGACACTGCGCTCTCTGTTTCTGCTTCAACAAGTAGCATGCAATTTAATCTTCAGATTCGCGATTTAGCGAATTTCACATTGACGCAAACAATACAGcgattacttattttatgaaCCGAACACAGTGTGTGAAGAAGAAGActaattagagagagagagagggagaaacTGACCTCTTTACGACGGTCCATGAGAGTGAAACAAACAACAGATAGGAGAATgcgaaagaagagaaagaaacgaGAGGTCCCCGTTCGTTGGCTATGATGTCAAATACAAAACTTATTCAACAATGCCAATCAATCTCATTGAATTGCTGTAACGTTATATCATGTGTCTTGACCCTTCCATTTTATAAGGAATCTTCATTAAAAATCtaatcaaaaattatttttattaaaaatcaaactcaaGTAAGATTTAACTTTAactttaaaacattaaatatttgtacTTAATCATTGATTGTATCTCCAGTCTTATATacttacaaaaaaaacaaagctgCATTTGCTGTCATTTTTATCAAAGATGTGATACATGTATATTAATTCtcacaataatttatataatattattttatgtatttatttattatatttcaaaaaaaatttctctttctCACTTTTTTCCTAATCTCTCCTCTCCTCTTTGTTGTAAGATTCATTTTACAACTTACAAGtatcatttctcttttttttttttttaattgaaaacttttgtattgTTTTGTCAGTTCATTTACGAAAATGCCACTCTTGGACACGCTATGCATACCCAACACTGCAGTGTGCACACGACTTTTACACTTATCTTTCGCTTTAGGCTTCGgtgtctttttcttcttcttagatGTTATCATACCCGTGACGTACGGTTTGGCCTctcaaaaaatggaaaatgtcTCCTTAGTTGATAAACAACCAAATCctgaaaaatatctttaaaacagTAATCTCTTCCAAATAAGGTATTTTTTTGAAGATGATAGTTATCAGCATACTTTCTAAGttatagttaattaaatatttgtgaagattctaaaattataaaaaagcttattaaaaaaaagtaatacccaaaaaaatgattaatttttaataaatttcagttaataaaaaaaaatactagtatattagtagtattttttttcttgaaaatatttatcactGGCATGCTTTTGGTTATAAATATTCTTCCTCTATTGTGCTTCAACTTCATGGATTGTAAGTTTGTAAGTATTAAATGTTTCCTACTGTTTGTGCATTGCCAACCACACCCTAATTAGTATAAAGGCATTTCTAGTTCATTAGTTATTATCTTTGCCGGAGAATGAACGACAATAGGTGAATATGATAGGTGTTAATAAATAATGATCAGCGAATACTAATGATTGTTATATATTGTTTTCGAttgcatattttttaatcatataaaaattacgttaattttttaaaagtccgTGTCATTACTCAATTGGCagattcatttttatatatagttttagtTCCGCGGGTTTTGAGATTTTCCTTCTCCTGTCAACAATAGTTATCAAGAGAcgttaatcattaaaaaaaaaactataagttTAAATGAAATATGAATGGCCAGTTAGcctgaaaaatatattattctctTTAGTGGGAGAGAGACATGAGATTGGACTCCTCGAGTAAACGAAGAGGATTCGGACTCCACATAGTCATTTGTGCTCAATGACCAAAATAACTGGTaggatttctctcttttttttgctttgatttttattttctgttttttcttttttttactcttcTTTTTGGGTATGCAACTGAAGGTTTTGTGGGGGTTTGGTTCTGGCAGCGGCTTGACATTGAGCAGTGAAGTGTAGCCATGGGTGGTGGGAGCTACCTCAAGCCATCTCCCCAATAGAAAATAAAACTCGTTAGAGGTTGCGATTAAAAATCCACactatgttaaaaataattcttttatatatgtgtgttaGTGGCATTTAAtaacatagacttggcaaaatttGAGTGATTGTCTAACTCTAGAGACAAAAAGTACAAATAAGCCAAAACTATAATGGAATGCAAAATAGATCATGGAACTTTTGCTTCATGAAATCCATAATTtcatatcattattttaaaagactaaTTGAAGAAAGAACTTTGTTCATTAAATTACCATCCACAACttgtataattttcttaaatcaaTTAAACATATGTTGCAATTATTAGGTTCTTGTTATCTATTCTTTAGTATTAGAAATTAATGCTTTCcagcttctttttttcttttcttttctcattcttCCAACCAAGCATTTGGCCGAAAGTGGGAACAGTGTAAGAAACACAGAAAAtatgttaatataaataaattgtttcatATAGAGATAGCTATCTCCAAATTAAGCAACAGCCATACAATTTCGATTAAATATAACCCCCCGAAAAATTAAAGTTCTGCTTTAGACTCATGCTCAGAGTGAGAACTCTCCTTCACCTTTTCTGTTGTCTTATGAATTGCTTCTTCAACTACTTTTGCTGCTCCTTCAGCACTCTCCTCAACCGTCTCTTTGCTTTTGCCAAAAATCTTCTCAACTGCTTCTTTGAACGTTCCTTTGGAACCATCATATTCTACCCATCCCGTACCCCTGAAactgagaagaagaaaaatacataattgcTACTTATATGGAAATATGAGGTCGTGGCTGTACCAGTTTTTGGGAGGGTGGGTTGTGGAGACAAGTTCAGATTTTGGGAAGATTCATGGGCAGGCAATGACAGAACACTAATGGCAAAATACCCTAGACTGTACCAGGTTTCAAATCAACAACAGCAAACCATCAACTGTATGGGAGGGCATAATGCTGCAGGGTGGGACTGGAACTTTAGCTGGAGGAGACCCCTTTTCGAAAATGAGATTGCTATGGCGGCTGATTTTCTAGAGGAGACAGCACAGCTAACAATTCACCAAAATACTACAGATTCATGGATATGAAAGGCTGACCCGAGTGGGAATTTTCTAGCAAAAACAGTGTATCAGCTACTGCTGAcagaaaaaaggggagaaaatGAAGATTGGACCTTCGTGAATCTTTGGAAGCTTAAGATTCCATCCAATGCAGCCGTGTTCGCTTGGAGGCTCATTAGAGACCGATTACCAACTAAAATCAACCTGAGAAGTAGACAAGTGAAGTTAAATGACCCAAGGTGCCTTCTATGCAACACCTCGGAGGAGAATACAGCACATCTATTTTTCAACTGCAACAAAACCCTCCCTTTATGGTGGGAGTCTTTGCAATGGGTAAACATAAGGGGTGTATTCCCAAAAAATCCTAAGGACCATTTTCTATAACATGTAAGTGGGTCTCCTATTGGAACTAAAGCAATAAGATGGAAGTGTTGATGGGTAGCGCTAACATGGATCATTTGGAAGCATCGAAATGGAGTGATCTTTGCTAACCAAACCTTGGAAGGAAGTAAAGTGATGGAAGATGCAATTTTTCTACTATGGACATGGCTTAAACTTATGGAGAAGGGTTTCACCCTACATTTCAATCACTGGTCCTCTCATCTCACAGCAGCTTTTTGTAATTAGGAAAGGATGGTAACTGCAGTAACATAAGTAATTAGTGTAgggaaaatgtattttatttcctCGGGTTCAGCTTGGTTCTTAGCATTCAGAACCAGCTGTTAATCCACTCCCATTATGTATCTACAGTACCTTTGGtactcatttatatatatatatatatattacttatttttgctgagaaaaaatatatatagaaatatgaatgataactaaaaaatttaaatgttttttattcccAAAAATATCATAACTTTTTGTTTGtcactaaaatttttattcatttttaattcttatattgaACAAAGTGTCATTCAGGCCCCGGAGACAATagggattattttttatttaaaaataaaaatatttactatcatacatatgaaaataaatataaaacaaaatgaaatatctaataaaaaaagtataaaaggaacaaaatataaaaattaataataactaaaaaattaaaagcagaGGGGTCGAAGTAAAAAACCAGAAGGTGCAAAAAATAACAACACTATCTATATTCTTAGGTTTCTCTCAAACTCATTGCACCCCCCTCAAGATAACATGGGTCCCGATTGCAAAATGTTGTagttttaatatctttttataCATGTTTTTAAATCACAACGAGAGACTAAAACTacatcatttaattaattataaaaattaaaaatgaataatttttttacaagaacaAGAAACATGCATATTCAACCTTgtgaataagaaaagaaatgcGTTATGGGTTTGTAACAGGAAGAACCTCTTAATTAACTTACTCCAAATTTGGTGGAGAAAACTGCATTTGCAGATCATGTATGACAGTTTTGATTTTCTCCCAGGAGCTTTGATGTGACTTTCTGAGTAGAGAAACGGTATCCATCAACATCTTAGAAAGAAGTGGTTTTTCTGGGTGGCCTTGAGCAACATTTTGGCCACCTTTTTCATGATCAGGAGTTGCACGTTGGAATTGGAGAATAATTAGGAcgcagaaaagaagaaagaatagaaTCGTTCTGCTGAATTTATCCATGTTAATCAGTAACAGATTTATTATTCGAGCTAGGTTAGAGAAGAGGGATGCCTATTAGGTATTTTGGCTGATTTGGTTGTTCGTAGTTCGCCGATCTCTCGACGTTGAACACGTTCTACTACGTGGGGCTCGcttcttgcatgtagtggtcCATGTCCATATATACTtgaatatttcaaaattcaaacatttttattatttcttcaaaaataaagagaaataaaaactaacaagtAACAATGGAAGAAATAAAAGTTGTGGACAATTTTATTTCTGGTGGTTCCATACATAGGGTAAGAAATCTTTTGGCACGAAATTAATGCGGAACAACATGCATGCTTTTATcttagaatttaattagaatatactaataggtaaaaataaaataaaaatgttgtaaTCTAATTAAACAGtgtcatatatttattttgaaaaccatATATAgagtaatttctaattaattaataaaaaaatatttacgagGACAATATTTCAAGATTAATTAAACCATAGAAGAACaatattagatctaacaaatgaaatatattaaaatatatcatttaataaatttttatattatagcaagtttaattttaatgcaCTATTggtataaatattttcattgtcgagtaattaaaaattattctagtagatataatttttaaataactattaCAAAAACCAatcattttaatcaaataaaaatttatatttaaataaaaatataaatttatactttCAGTATTTCAACTACTAGaaggattaaattatatttatgtaacattgatatttattacattattttataatttttaattggataatattttcttaaaatttatcacTGGATTGAAAGTTTCtttcacataaattatatatactaaatttcatattaaataaattaaaatcaacgtaatatataaatttcaaaatatattcaaatatgaataatttgattcttctttttgttgtttaattttaataaaatttgatacaaatgatcttaattatatataattataatttgaattaagaaaaatcacactCTTTTTTACACTTAATTCTTTTGTTGTTGAGATCTCATGGAAAAAGTCACTGGCATAAGACAtgatttaaatcttttttaaagTATGCCTGACAAGATAGATTATTAGATAGGCTAAGACTTCTAATGTATTTAACAATTCTATTTCTTAAAATCATGGtggtatccaaaaaaaaaagtaaaatttgttgttttgcattcaccgtaaaaaaataataaattattaccaTGAATCTAATCTAATCACACTATTTTACTTACCCATAATTCCATTCCAACCAATCTTTATGTGAAAGGTACTTAGTTTTCAATTTAtggaaaacaattaaataacacTCAATTAagcattatataaaaattagtcaAGACTATTATAATCTTTGAACATCCAATAATCTCCACGAAAAATATTCAGCTTGACACTACTCTTACACTCCTGAGACCTAAAGGCCAATTTGTATAAATATTCAAActcaattttaaaagaaaaacccaATTTACGGGATAACATCAACGGTTTTATCAAAGTGGAATCCTTCTTATTTGGAGAGTGTTGTTAGCCATAATACTGTTGAGTGCTGATAGTTTCAATggcaggaaaaaaaagtatgatATAAAAGAATCAAGTACGTATCATTTAAATTCTCCCCAAACTTTGAACAAGTAGCTCCTCCGTCTACTGAGAAAGCCTCTTAAAAACGAATGAATCAATGGACAAGTTACAAtaggaacaaagaatttaaacaaGCATATAACTTTGTTCCATGCAAGTATACATTCATGTATTAGCAATGACTAATTACCAAATACACAGATCTTCAGACATTAATATCTGATCGCTTTGTTCTCGCCACAGTACTGATTTCTGAGGAGCCTGACAAGGAAAATCTAGGGAAACTATAGTTTTCCGACACCGAAACTGGCTGTTGAGGATAGAGTGTGGGTGGTGGTGTTAGATTGCGTTGTGCTGGAAGTGGCGGAAGCATGTTATACTTGTAAGGATCACTGCTTAGACTGCAATCAACAATGAACTTTGTAAGGAGTGGCACAAAACAAGCTGAAAAAGAGCAAACACTTGCACGCACTATGATGAATTGATAATGAAATAAGCaagtattataatataattccaTCACCCAGCTACCTAGGATTGGCCCATAATCTTACAACTACCATCCAATACAATGATCTGGAATTTTTTTCAACCCAAGGAGCCAAACCCAAAATTGCATCTATGCATAAGCCTTTCCATAGAGGCAAAATATGATCAAGAAGGCATCTTCCAGCCAAAGAAATTGTTGGTACGGTGGTGATGATAAAAGCACAGCAGCATGCCAGGTCCAAAATGATTTTAGAAGACAAGTAGAAAATACCTTGTATCATAAGATTGATCATCTTCTGTGAAATTTTCATCTATACGCTGAGCTTGTCTCTGAACAGAAGGAATGGACCATGCTGGTGAAGGTATTTGTATTTCATCTGAGAAATATCTTCTCCTGATCAACTGAAAGGAGATGTACCACAAAAACTTAGATGAAAAcccatacataaaaaataaaaaagacagaGCTCAAAGACCATACTGACCATGCGGAAAAATTTCACCACAGCCTCCTTGTCATGCCTTGCTTCTTTGGCAGCCTGTAGATGCCCGACATAAAAATCACAACCGTTATCAGAAGAATGAATTGGATGGCAACTATTCAACAGAATGCAAAAACAGGGCAGATCTCTGCATCCAATTTTATAAGACATGATTTGTCACTTCATTGGCACAACCGGTATTTCGGTTTAGAATGACAACATGAGAAATAAAGATTCTCAGACAGTATAGCATCTCCAGTCTAACATTTTCTAAAGCACAGCACAGTGGGCAATGGCTAAGCTAAATTCATTATTCATACTGAGTGGCTCAAAGAAATATGCATTGATAAGCTTCAAGATCAGTTAAGATAAAATGTTTAATGGTTAGCCtctcaattttgaaaatgaatgaaaGCTGAAAATTCTGCTTTTAATCAATATAGATGGCACCAA belongs to Glycine soja cultivar W05 chromosome 5, ASM419377v2, whole genome shotgun sequence and includes:
- the LOC114413166 gene encoding uncharacterized protein LOC114413166, with product MDRRKEKNGPWLSVPQFGDWDQKGQVPDYSLDFSKIRETRKQNKTNISRASLGNEEEFMDSTTSSSVNTGHSSEHPQPHYHQTNSPTARKSFLSYFNCCVKA
- the LOC114413168 gene encoding uncharacterized protein LOC114413168, encoding MDKFSRTILFFLLFCVLIILQFQRATPDHEKGGQNVAQGHPEKPLLSKMLMDTVSLLRKSHQSSWEKIKTVIHDLQMQFSPPNLDFRGTGWVEYDGSKGTFKEAVEKIFGKSKETVEESAEGAAKVVEEAIHKTTEKVKESSHSEHESKAEL